GCCGATGATGGCGATCGCGATGAGCACGCGCTGACGCATGCCACCCGACAGCTCGTGCGGGTACTGCCGCGCGCGGACGGCCGCGTTGGGCAGCCCCGCGCGCTCCAGCGCCTCGACCGCACGGACGGCCGCGGTGCGGCGGTCGGCGAGACCGTGCGCGCGCAGCACTTCAGCGACCTGGTCGCCGATGCGCACGACCGGGTTCAGGCTGACCGTCGGATCCTGCGGCACGAAGCCGATGCGGCGCCCGCGCACGGATCGCAGTCGCCGGTCGGATGCCGCGACGAGGTCCTGTCCGTCGAAACGAACCGCCCCCGCGCGGATGCGCGCGGCCGCGGGCAGCAGGCGGATGATCGCGTGCACCGTCGTGGACTTGCCCGATCCGGACTCCCCCACGATGGCGACGGTCTCCCCCGGCTCCACCGCGAGGCTCACCTCGCGCACCGCGTCGATGTCTCCGCGCGCGGTGCGGTAGGCGACCGCGAGGCCGTCGATCTCGAGGAGGCTCATCGGCGTGCCCGTCCGTCCGCGTCGAGGCCCCGCGAGAGGCGATTGGCGGCCAGCACGGTCACGGCGATCGTGAGACCGGGGAGAGCGGTGAGCCACCACGCGGTGCGCAGATAGTCACGGCCGCCCGAGACGAGGGCGCCCCACTCGGGGGCGGGCGGCGGTGCGCCGTAACCGAGGAAGCTCAGGGCCGAGACGGCGAGGATCGCCGTGCCGAACTCGAGCACCGCGAGCACGAGGACCGGCGCGATCGCGTTCGGCAGCACGTGGCGGAGCAGGACCGCCGTCCACCCGTTGCCCGAGGCGCGCGCGGCCTCGATGTACGGGGCGCTGCGCACCCGCAGCACCTCCGAGCGGAGGACCCGCGCGACCGATGCCACGCTGGCGATCCCCACGGCGACCGCGACGTTGACGGTGCCGAATCCCAAGGCCGTGATCACGGCGAGCGACAGCAGCAGCCCCGGGATCGCCAGCAGCACGTCGGCGACCCGCATGAGGACGGCATCCGTCCGCCCGCCGACGAACCCGCTCACCAGCCCCACCGCCGACCCCACGGCCACGCCCACACCCACCGCGATCGCGGCGGCCGACACGGTCAGGGCCGTGCCGTGAACGACGCGGGTGTAGAGATCGCGACCCAGCTGGTCGGTGCCGAACCAGTGCCCCCACGACGGCGGCTGCAGGTTCTCGGCGGGCGTGCCACCGAGGGGGTCGCCCGGGGCGAGCACCGCGGGCCAGAGGGCCGCCACGACGACGATGAGCAGCCACAGGATCGAGGCCGCCACGAGAGGCCGTCGAACGACCGACGGAAGACGCGGGCGACCGGATGCCGGCTCCCCGGCGCCGCGCGCGACGACGGCGTCCTCGAAGCGGTCGGCGGCGGTCGCGGCGAAGACGTCGTCGGACGTCTGCGCCCGTTCGGAGACGAGGGCCACGGTCTCGGACATCAGATCACCACCTTCTCGAGGGGCGCGGAGGCGTCGGCATCCGCGGTCCGGGGAACAGCCGCCGCCCGACGACGGGCGCGGCGCGGGGAGCCGGAGCTCAGCACGATGCGCGGGTCGAGGAGCGGGTAGACGAGGTCGACGGCGAGGGTCGTGAGCACGAAGACGGCTGCGGCGAAGAGCACGATGCCCTGTACGACCGGGACGTCCTGCTGCTGCACCGCTTGCGCGGTCACCCGGCCGATGCCCGGCCGCGAGAACACCGTCTCGGTCACGACGGTCCCCGACAGCAGCTGCCCGACCACGAGACCGGTGACCGTGAGGGCGGGGAGAGCGGCATTGCGCAATGCGTGCGCCAGGTGCACGCGCACCCTGGTCGCGCCCTTCGCCCACGCGGTGTCGATGTAGGGCTCGCCGAGCGTCGTCGCCAAGCTCTTCGACAGCAGCTGCGCGATCGCGGCGCTCGTCGGGATCGCCAGCGTGATCGCCGGCAGGACGAGCGAGACGAAGCCCTTGTCACCCATCGCGGGGAACAGCGGGATCTGGAAGGACAGCCCCTGGATCAGCACCAGTCCGAGCCAGAACGAGGGCACAGCGACACCGAGCGGCGGCAACCCGAGCAGGAAGGCCGACAGGCGCCGCGAGCGGGTGAAGGTCGCGGCGATCGCGATGCCCGCGCCGAGCAGCACCGCCACGACGAGCGCGAGACCGGCGAGCTGCGCCGTCGGCGGGATCGCCTCGCCGATGACCGCGGCGACCGGACGGCCGGTCGAGATCGAGGTGCCGAGGTCACCCGACAGGATGCCGCGCAGGTGCAGCAGGTACTGCACCCAGAGCGGTTGGTCGAGCCCGTAGCGCTGACGCAGGTCGTCGAGCTGCGCGGGCGAGATGTCGGTGGCATCCCCTCCCGCCAAGAGCGCCACGGGATCGCTCGGCAGCGCGTACAGCACGAGGAACGACAGGGTGTAGGCCGCCCACAGCACGAGGACGGCCTGGGCGAGCCGGGAGACGATGTAACGGGCGAGGAGAACGCGGGACGCGGTGGGCGTGCTCATGCGGATGTCCTCTCTGCGGGGCGGAGGTGCCGCGGCGGTATCCGTCGGCACCCACAGAGAGATTGCGTCGCACGCCCCGAGCACGTCGAACGGGGCGAAACGTGATGTCGTGCACCGTCATCGACCGTCGTCCGTCTTCACGCGAGGTCACATACGGCGCGTTTCGTTGCACACGAGCCGGCTGGGCCTACACGTCCGCGAGCTCGGGACATCTCGCTCAGCAGACCGCGGCGGCGGCCGGAGACGGAGGGATCCCTGCTCTCACCCCTCAGGTGGGCTGAAAGCCCCTCGCCCGGCGAAGACGCGCCGACACGCGGCGCTCGATCGGCGTCAGCCGCGCGATGCCTTCCTCGTCGCATTGCGGCGGATCAGGCCGAAGATGAGCGTCCCCACGAACAGCACGATGCCGACGATGGCCAACCAGAGGAGGCCCTCGAAGGCGAATCCGACGATGGCGAGGATGGCCCAGAGGACGAGGAGTACGAGGAAAGTCTTCATGTGAGGACCCCTTCTTTTCGGCGGTGCGTCAGTGGATGCGGAGCTGAGATACGAGCGGGCACGCGAACGGGTCGCGAGCGGCGAGCCCGACGTCGTTGAGGTAGCGCACGACGAGGGCATAGGAGTGCGAGAGGGAGGTCTCGGTGTACGGGACCCCGAGCTTCTGACAGTGCTCGCGCACGAGCAGTCGCGCCTTCTTCAGCGCAGGACGGGGCATGGAAGGGAAGAGATGGTGCTCGACCTGATAATTGAGGCCACCCATGAGGAACGACACCCACCAGCCACCGCGAATGTTGCGGCTGGTGAGGACCTGCCGGGAGAAGAAGTCGACTTTCGCATCGGGAGCGATGGTCGGCATTCCTTTGTGGTTGGGGGCGAAAGAGGCGCCCATCATCACACCGAACACGGCGAGCTGCACCCCGAGGAAAGCGAGCGCGAGGCCCAGGGGCAGAAGAGAGAAGATCGCGGTGAAGTAGAGCCCGAACCGCAGAACGAGGAGCACCCCTTCCAGCGCCCGCCCTCGAGGATCGGGGCGGTCCTGCGCACCGCGCAGGACCGACATCACCGCGTGTCGGTGCAGGTTCACGCCCTCCAGCGTCAGCAGCGGGAAGAACAGCCATCCCTGAAAGCGCACGAGCCGGCGCCACACTCCCGTCGTGCGCGCAGCATCCTCGGGGATGAACACGATGGTATCCGGGTCGATGTCCGGGTCCTTACCGAGAGTGTTCGGGTTGCCGTGGTGGCGGGTGTGCTTGTTCATCCACCACGAGTAGCTCAAACCCACCAGGAAAGTGCCGAGATAGCGGCCCGCACGGTCATTCCACACGCGCGAGTCGAAGATCTGCCGGTGCGCTGCCTCGTGCGACAAGAACGCGAACTGGGTGAACAGGACGCCCAACGCCGCAGCGACGAGCAACTGCCACCAGGAATCACCCAGCAGCACGAAAACGACGCCGCATCCGACCGTCGCCGAGAGCAGGGCTGAGAACAGTGCCCAGTAAAACCCTCGGCGTCGCTGCAGCAGGCCTGCACTTTTCACCTCCGCCAGAACAGCCGTGTACGTCGAGGTCCCCCCGATCCGCGGTTTGCCTGTCCCCCCGGTGGTCCGAACGTCGGCAGCGACGATTTCCTCCGCTGTCACGGTTGTCATTTCCTCCTTCGTGCGCCGCACGGAGCAGCGTCGGCCGGCGCACTCAGCGCGCGGCGAATCGGTGTGGCGACACGGCCCGCGTTCCGACGGATCCTCGCCGCGCCGGGCGTGCACGACAGGGCGCGAGCCCGCGTATTCGCGCGGAGCGGGCGAAGAACGGCATGCATCCGGGTACCCCTGGTCGTCATCGGAATCGAGAAGCGATCCGGCGGCCGGGGTCTGGGGCTACCAGTGACTACGCTAAACCGGTCGCCCGCTCATCCGCAAACGCCACGGACCCGAGGGACACCTCGCGCAAGACGCCCCGGCCGACTGAAGGAGACCCCTGTGACCGAGACCCGT
This portion of the Microbacterium testaceum StLB037 genome encodes:
- a CDS encoding ABC transporter permease, which gives rise to MSETVALVSERAQTSDDVFAATAADRFEDAVVARGAGEPASGRPRLPSVVRRPLVAASILWLLIVVVAALWPAVLAPGDPLGGTPAENLQPPSWGHWFGTDQLGRDLYTRVVHGTALTVSAAAIAVGVGVAVGSAVGLVSGFVGGRTDAVLMRVADVLLAIPGLLLSLAVITALGFGTVNVAVAVGIASVASVARVLRSEVLRVRSAPYIEAARASGNGWTAVLLRHVLPNAIAPVLVLAVLEFGTAILAVSALSFLGYGAPPPAPEWGALVSGGRDYLRTAWWLTALPGLTIAVTVLAANRLSRGLDADGRARR
- a CDS encoding ABC transporter permease; this encodes MSTPTASRVLLARYIVSRLAQAVLVLWAAYTLSFLVLYALPSDPVALLAGGDATDISPAQLDDLRQRYGLDQPLWVQYLLHLRGILSGDLGTSISTGRPVAAVIGEAIPPTAQLAGLALVVAVLLGAGIAIAATFTRSRRLSAFLLGLPPLGVAVPSFWLGLVLIQGLSFQIPLFPAMGDKGFVSLVLPAITLAIPTSAAIAQLLSKSLATTLGEPYIDTAWAKGATRVRVHLAHALRNAALPALTVTGLVVGQLLSGTVVTETVFSRPGIGRVTAQAVQQQDVPVVQGIVLFAAAVFVLTTLAVDLVYPLLDPRIVLSSGSPRRARRRAAAVPRTADADASAPLEKVVI
- a CDS encoding fatty acid desaturase family protein, whose product is MTTVTAEEIVAADVRTTGGTGKPRIGGTSTYTAVLAEVKSAGLLQRRRGFYWALFSALLSATVGCGVVFVLLGDSWWQLLVAAALGVLFTQFAFLSHEAAHRQIFDSRVWNDRAGRYLGTFLVGLSYSWWMNKHTRHHGNPNTLGKDPDIDPDTIVFIPEDAARTTGVWRRLVRFQGWLFFPLLTLEGVNLHRHAVMSVLRGAQDRPDPRGRALEGVLLVLRFGLYFTAIFSLLPLGLALAFLGVQLAVFGVMMGASFAPNHKGMPTIAPDAKVDFFSRQVLTSRNIRGGWWVSFLMGGLNYQVEHHLFPSMPRPALKKARLLVREHCQKLGVPYTETSLSHSYALVVRYLNDVGLAARDPFACPLVSQLRIH